A section of the Clostridium sp. TW13 genome encodes:
- the fcl gene encoding GDP-L-fucose synthase — translation MNKSSKIFVAGHRGLVGSAIVRCLKNNGYNNLILKTHAELDLINQSDVSSFFEIEKPEYVFLAAAKVGGIYANDVYPADFIYENLMIESNVIKAAHDNKVKKLLFLGSSCIYPKFAEQPIKESELLSGELEPTNEAYAVAKIAGLEMCKFFKRQYGDNFISCMPTNLYGRNDNFDLNTSHVMPALIRKIHEAKVNNSEEVEVWGTGTPLREFLHVDDMADACVFLMNNYDGEQHVNIGTGEEISIKDLAKLIKKIVGYNGKIIFNTKMKDGTPRKVCDVSELKSIGWRYSINLEDGIRDVYQWYKENMN, via the coding sequence ATGAATAAAAGTTCGAAAATATTTGTTGCAGGCCATAGAGGATTAGTTGGTTCAGCTATTGTTAGATGTTTAAAAAATAATGGGTATAATAATTTGATTTTGAAAACTCATGCTGAATTAGATTTAATTAATCAATCAGATGTTAGTTCATTTTTTGAGATTGAAAAACCAGAATATGTTTTTTTAGCAGCAGCTAAAGTTGGAGGGATATATGCTAATGATGTATATCCAGCAGATTTTATATATGAAAATTTAATGATAGAAAGCAATGTAATAAAAGCAGCTCATGATAATAAAGTGAAGAAATTATTATTTTTAGGAAGTAGCTGTATATATCCTAAATTTGCAGAACAGCCGATTAAAGAAAGTGAATTGTTATCAGGAGAACTTGAACCTACTAATGAAGCTTATGCAGTGGCTAAGATAGCTGGTCTTGAAATGTGTAAATTTTTTAAGAGGCAGTATGGGGATAATTTTATTAGTTGTATGCCAACTAATCTTTATGGAAGAAACGACAACTTTGATTTAAATACTTCCCATGTTATGCCAGCATTGATAAGAAAGATTCATGAGGCTAAAGTTAATAATTCAGAAGAAGTTGAAGTATGGGGAACTGGCACTCCGTTAAGAGAATTCTTGCATGTAGATGATATGGCAGATGCATGCGTATTTTTAATGAATAATTATGATGGAGAACAGCATGTAAATATAGGAACAGGAGAAGAAATATCAATAAAAGATCTAGCTAAGTTGATAAAAAAAATTGTGGGATACAATGGGAAAATTATATTTAATACAAAAATGAAAGATGGTACACCAAGAAAAGTTTGTGATGTAAGCGAGTTAAAATCCATAGGGTGGAGATATAGCATTAATTTAGAAGATGGTATAAGAGATGTATACCAATGGTATAAGGAAAATATGAATTAA
- a CDS encoding D-alanyl-lipoteichoic acid biosynthesis protein DltD, translating to MRRVLVWGTGSAWDKSKVIIYEDNIEIVGFIETQRRDIEQYKEGKLIITPSEIKKYDYDSIFIASSAKNEITKELINLNVTEDKIIYLWEIYNYLERCYQMKRYLEKKLEEVSSKRIDTIVTGLSYARWGIDSTLAPKSLVNLAMDSSDLYTNYLICKKALQINNKIKKVIIGLSYFSFEYDSSKIKEYYKYDCQMIYKDLVDDNRGRLENEFCNYNYEVLDNFDYDNLGEMKSEVLANTSLLEYEMNERNARCKEEAIRDSRKDYPLTVKSNIEILKAYVNMLQDYGCEIKFVVFPVNKVYSKYFDEKLKKQFSVIMESLRTEFNFQIFDYFDCDEMQDEDFRDGSHLNKSGGEKFTRILINKVL from the coding sequence ATGCGCAGAGTATTAGTTTGGGGAACAGGTTCAGCGTGGGATAAATCAAAAGTTATAATTTATGAAGATAATATAGAAATAGTTGGATTTATAGAGACACAAAGGAGAGATATAGAACAATATAAAGAAGGAAAGTTAATTATTACTCCTAGTGAAATAAAAAAATATGATTATGATTCGATTTTTATAGCATCAAGTGCTAAGAATGAAATAACTAAAGAATTGATAAATTTAAATGTTACTGAAGATAAGATAATATATTTATGGGAGATATATAATTACTTAGAACGTTGTTATCAGATGAAGAGGTACTTAGAAAAAAAGTTAGAGGAAGTAAGTTCTAAAAGGATAGATACTATTGTTACAGGATTATCTTATGCAAGATGGGGAATTGATTCAACACTAGCACCAAAAAGCTTAGTGAATTTAGCTATGGATTCCTCAGATTTATATACTAATTACTTAATTTGTAAAAAAGCATTACAGATAAATAACAAAATTAAGAAGGTTATAATAGGACTAAGTTATTTTAGTTTTGAATACGATTCGTCAAAGATAAAAGAGTATTATAAATATGACTGTCAAATGATATATAAAGATTTAGTTGATGATAATAGGGGAAGATTAGAAAATGAGTTTTGTAATTATAATTATGAAGTATTAGATAATTTTGATTATGATAATTTAGGTGAAATGAAATCTGAAGTGTTAGCAAATACTTCCTTACTAGAATATGAAATGAATGAAAGAAATGCAAGATGTAAAGAGGAAGCTATTAGAGATAGTCGGAAGGATTATCCATTAACAGTGAAAAGCAACATTGAGATCTTAAAAGCATACGTTAATATGTTACAAGATTATGGATGTGAAATAAAATTTGTTGTTTTCCCAGTTAATAAAGTTTATTCTAAGTATTTTGATGAAAAGTTAAAAAAGCAATTTAGTGTAATAATGGAGTCTCTAAGAACAGAATTTAATTTTCAAATATTTGATTACTTTGATTGTGATGAAATGCAAGATGAAGATTTTAGAGATGGATCACATTTAAATAAAAGTGGAGGGGAAAAATTCACAAGGATTTTAATTAATAAAGTATTATAA
- a CDS encoding radical SAM/SPASM domain-containing protein: protein MNKNISFKDRMNQYYSENKELMPDFPKNMLLEVTNACNHSCVFCANSKMTRKKSLIDFNFACRILKEAYDLGTREVGFYSTGEPLINKDLEQYIKLAKDIGYEYVYITTNGALLMPERARSIVESGIDSIKFSINAGTKEKYLAIHGQDNFEEVYNNLKYLFEYRKEHELNFKIFVSCILTKYTAVEKEIFVEKFGKISDNIAFLNCKNQCGVMYEINNLLEVDNTEDVPMSTYCPLPFNKLHITCEGYITACCADFQNYLAVADLNNTKLIDAWNNETFIQLRRRHIENTLEGTLCFNCVENKNDKILPLESKLSAKIDDNCFNKRDEIIDRIKLIK from the coding sequence ATGAATAAAAACATAAGTTTTAAAGATAGAATGAATCAATATTATAGTGAAAATAAAGAGTTAATGCCAGACTTCCCTAAAAATATGCTTCTTGAAGTTACAAATGCATGTAATCATAGCTGTGTTTTTTGTGCAAATTCTAAGATGACTAGAAAAAAATCATTAATTGATTTCAATTTTGCTTGTAGAATATTAAAGGAAGCATACGATTTAGGAACTAGAGAAGTGGGATTTTATTCTACAGGGGAACCTTTGATAAATAAAGATTTGGAGCAATATATTAAACTAGCTAAAGATATAGGATATGAATATGTATATATTACTACTAATGGGGCGTTGCTAATGCCAGAAAGAGCAAGAAGCATAGTAGAATCTGGAATAGATAGTATAAAGTTTTCAATAAATGCAGGTACTAAAGAAAAATATTTAGCGATACATGGGCAAGATAATTTTGAAGAGGTTTACAATAATCTCAAGTATTTATTTGAATACAGAAAAGAGCATGAACTTAATTTTAAAATCTTTGTTTCTTGTATTTTGACAAAATATACTGCAGTAGAGAAAGAAATTTTTGTTGAAAAATTTGGCAAAATTTCTGACAATATAGCCTTTTTGAATTGTAAAAATCAATGTGGAGTAATGTATGAAATCAATAATCTTCTTGAGGTGGATAACACAGAAGATGTCCCAATGAGTACATATTGCCCACTCCCTTTTAACAAACTACATATAACCTGTGAAGGATATATTACAGCTTGTTGTGCAGATTTCCAAAATTATTTAGCTGTGGCTGATTTAAACAATACAAAATTAATTGATGCGTGGAACAATGAAACATTTATACAATTGAGAAGAAGGCATATAGAAAATACTTTAGAAGGAACATTATGTTTTAATTGTGTTGAAAACAAAAATGATAAAATTTTACCATTAGAATCTAAACTTTCTGCAAAAATTGACGATAATTGTTTTAATAAGAGAGATGAAATAATAGATAGGATTAAATTGATTAAATAA
- a CDS encoding NAD-dependent 4,6-dehydratase LegB, with product MSKKILVTGADGFIGSHLTEMLLEEGYDVKAFAYYNSFNSWGWLDTMPKAKLNEIEVFTGDIRDPNGVRQAMKGADEVYHLAALIAIPFSYHSPDSYVDTNIKGTLNVLQAAKDLELDRVLVTSTSEVYGTAQYVPIDENHPFQGQSPYSATKIGADRLAESFYRSFNLPVTIVRPFNTYGPRQSARAVIPTIITQLLSGKTEIKLGTLSPTRDFNYVKDTARGFIEIAKSNKTIGQEINIATQAEISIGQLAEELIKQINPNAQIICDDERIRPDKSEVNRLLGSNKKIMELTNWKPQYTFEQGIKETIEWFMVKENIQGYKTDIYNI from the coding sequence ATGAGTAAAAAGATATTAGTAACAGGAGCAGATGGCTTTATAGGAAGCCATTTAACAGAAATGTTGTTGGAAGAAGGATATGATGTTAAAGCATTTGCATATTATAATTCCTTCAATTCATGGGGATGGCTTGATACAATGCCAAAAGCAAAACTAAATGAAATAGAAGTTTTTACTGGGGATATAAGAGATCCTAATGGGGTAAGACAAGCAATGAAAGGAGCGGATGAAGTATATCATCTAGCAGCACTTATTGCCATTCCTTTTAGTTATCATTCACCAGATTCCTATGTAGATACTAATATAAAAGGAACCTTGAATGTACTTCAAGCAGCTAAGGATTTAGAATTAGATAGAGTTTTGGTGACTTCAACTTCAGAAGTTTATGGAACAGCTCAATATGTACCTATAGATGAAAATCATCCTTTTCAGGGGCAATCACCATACTCTGCTACTAAAATAGGCGCTGATAGATTGGCTGAGTCATTTTATAGAAGCTTTAATTTGCCAGTAACTATAGTGAGGCCGTTTAATACTTATGGACCAAGACAGTCAGCAAGGGCTGTAATTCCAACTATAATTACTCAGTTGTTGTCTGGAAAGACAGAAATTAAACTAGGAACTTTATCTCCTACTAGGGATTTCAATTATGTTAAAGATACAGCAAGAGGATTTATTGAGATAGCAAAGAGTAACAAAACTATAGGGCAAGAGATAAATATAGCAACTCAAGCAGAGATATCTATTGGGCAATTAGCAGAGGAGTTAATAAAACAAATTAATCCTAATGCTCAAATCATATGTGATGATGAAAGAATAAGGCCAGATAAAAGTGAAGTAAATAGATTGCTTGGTTCAAATAAAAAGATAATGGAACTTACTAACTGGAAGCCACAATATACTTTTGAGCAGGGGATAAAGGAAACGATTGAGTGGTTTATGGTTAAAGAAAATATACAAGGTTATAAAACTGATATATATAACATTTAG
- a CDS encoding LegC family aminotransferase, which translates to MNEFIPLSVPNLKGNELKYVTEAVEAEWVSTGGAYIDRFEKDIASYLKVNSAVACQSGTAALHLSLIQSEVESGDEVIVPTLTFIAAVNPVKYCGAYPIFMDCDDSLTMDTAKLREFCENNCNFNYGKLINKKTGRTIKAVVVVHVFGNLANMSEIMKIAKKYNLKVVEDATEALGSYYTEGPYKGMFAGTIGDFGAYSFNGNKIITTGGGGMLVAKSDEDLNKVKYLSTQAKDDLLYYIHDEVGYNYRMTNLQAALGTAQLEKLEEFIKVKKENYFLYKELLGSIDGVKILDFNENVRSNYWFYSLLLDSTKLRRDELIKELSKNKIQTRPIWGLIHEQKPYKESETYRIKKALYYHDTVVNIPCSSNLSTEEVCRVAKSIKNILLK; encoded by the coding sequence ATGAATGAATTTATTCCTTTATCAGTACCAAATCTAAAAGGAAATGAACTTAAATATGTAACAGAGGCTGTAGAAGCAGAATGGGTATCTACAGGTGGTGCATATATTGATAGATTTGAGAAAGATATAGCTAGCTATTTAAAAGTTAATTCTGCAGTGGCTTGTCAAAGTGGAACTGCAGCTTTACATCTTTCACTAATTCAAAGTGAGGTAGAAAGTGGAGATGAGGTAATAGTTCCTACATTAACCTTTATCGCAGCAGTTAATCCTGTTAAGTATTGTGGTGCTTATCCTATATTTATGGATTGTGATGATTCACTTACTATGGATACAGCTAAATTAAGAGAATTTTGTGAGAATAATTGTAATTTCAACTATGGTAAATTAATTAATAAAAAGACAGGAAGAACTATAAAAGCTGTAGTGGTAGTTCATGTTTTTGGAAACTTAGCTAATATGTCAGAAATAATGAAAATAGCAAAAAAATATAATTTAAAAGTTGTTGAGGATGCCACTGAAGCTTTAGGTTCCTACTATACAGAAGGGCCATATAAAGGAATGTTTGCAGGCACTATTGGAGATTTTGGAGCGTATTCCTTTAACGGTAATAAAATTATAACTACAGGTGGTGGTGGTATGCTTGTAGCAAAAAGTGATGAGGATTTGAATAAAGTAAAATATCTTTCTACCCAAGCAAAGGATGACTTACTTTATTACATACATGATGAGGTTGGATATAACTATAGGATGACAAACCTTCAAGCAGCCCTTGGCACTGCTCAACTTGAAAAACTTGAAGAGTTTATCAAAGTAAAAAAAGAAAACTATTTTTTATATAAAGAGTTACTTGGTTCAATAGATGGGGTGAAGATACTAGATTTTAATGAGAATGTTAGATCTAATTATTGGTTTTATTCTTTATTATTAGACAGTACGAAGCTAAGAAGAGATGAACTAATAAAAGAGCTAAGCAAGAATAAAATTCAAACTCGCCCTATTTGGGGATTGATACATGAACAAAAACCTTATAAAGAATCAGAAACTTACAGAATTAAAAAGGCTCTTTATTATCATGATACAGTTGTTAATATACCTTGCAGCTCAAATCTTAGTACAGAAGAGGTTTGTAGGGTTGCAAAAAGTATAAAGAATATCTTATTAAAGTAA
- a CDS encoding nucleotidyltransferase family protein produces the protein MEEIFISKEKSIKEAIKKIDVTAKKILLVVEDGQLIATITDGDIRRWILKNGDLNSAVENIMNTSPIVLNIEEKHLAKQYMHEKCIEALPLVDYENRVLDVVFWNEKYNEDFHQYNKISNPVVIMAGGKGTRLYPYTKILPKPLIPIGDLSITERIINRFYRCGCQNFYLTVNYKKNMIKAYFDELKKDYEVSYVEEGKFLGTGGSLSLLRGKIKETFFVSNCDILVEANYSDILQYHKDKKNLITMVTSLKNYQIPYGVIKLNDYGEVIGTTEKPDYDYLVNTGFYILEPQALDDIPKDTFFHITDLINKYIEEGKKVGTYPITENSWLDMGEMKEMDRMLEQLKL, from the coding sequence TTGGAAGAGATATTTATTAGTAAAGAAAAATCAATTAAAGAGGCTATAAAAAAAATTGATGTCACAGCAAAGAAAATACTATTAGTCGTGGAAGATGGTCAGCTTATAGCAACCATTACCGATGGAGATATAAGAAGATGGATTTTGAAAAATGGAGATTTGAATTCAGCAGTAGAAAATATTATGAATACTTCTCCTATAGTTTTAAATATAGAAGAAAAACATTTAGCAAAACAATATATGCATGAAAAATGTATAGAAGCATTGCCATTAGTAGACTATGAAAATAGAGTTCTAGATGTAGTATTCTGGAATGAAAAATATAATGAAGATTTTCATCAATATAATAAAATATCTAATCCTGTAGTAATCATGGCTGGAGGCAAAGGTACAAGATTATATCCATATACTAAGATATTGCCCAAACCATTGATTCCAATAGGAGATTTATCTATAACTGAAAGAATAATTAATAGATTCTATAGATGTGGATGTCAAAATTTTTATCTTACTGTTAATTATAAGAAAAATATGATAAAGGCATACTTTGATGAATTAAAAAAGGACTATGAGGTATCATATGTAGAGGAAGGAAAGTTTTTGGGCACAGGTGGAAGCTTATCTTTACTAAGAGGAAAGATAAAAGAAACTTTTTTTGTGAGTAATTGTGATATTTTAGTAGAAGCAAATTATTCAGATATTTTACAATATCACAAAGATAAGAAAAATCTAATAACTATGGTGACTTCATTAAAGAATTACCAGATACCATATGGTGTAATAAAGTTAAATGATTATGGTGAAGTTATTGGGACTACTGAAAAACCTGACTATGATTATCTTGTAAATACAGGATTTTATATTTTAGAACCTCAAGCTTTAGATGATATTCCTAAGGATACATTCTTTCATATAACAGATCTAATTAATAAATATATTGAAGAAGGTAAGAAGGTAGGAACTTATCCAATTACAGAAAATTCATGGCTCGATATGGGTGAAATGAAAGAGATGGATAGGATGTTAGAGCAATTGAAACTATAA
- a CDS encoding cytidylyltransferase domain-containing protein, producing the protein MINDKNILAIIPARGGSKGLPRKNVKELDGKPLISYTIEEAKKSKYIDRIVVSTEDEEIAKVSKQFGAQVPCLRPQELAEDYSTSVDCVLHMLKWLKYSENYTPDYVCLLQCTSPLRDSDDIDGAIEKIIEIGMDAVVSICEAEVNPYWTTILNGDKLEYFLEEGRKITRRQELPKVYRVNGAIYLIETKVFVENKTFEPENLTGFIMNNNRSIDIDNNEDFMLAELLIKQRNF; encoded by the coding sequence ATGATAAATGATAAGAATATATTAGCAATAATTCCTGCTAGAGGTGGGTCAAAAGGATTACCAAGAAAAAATGTAAAAGAATTAGATGGAAAGCCACTTATTTCCTATACAATTGAAGAGGCTAAAAAAAGCAAATATATTGATAGGATTGTGGTATCAACTGAAGATGAAGAAATTGCTAAAGTAAGCAAGCAATTTGGTGCTCAAGTTCCCTGTCTAAGACCACAAGAACTTGCAGAAGATTATTCGACTTCGGTAGATTGTGTATTACACATGCTAAAGTGGTTAAAATATAGTGAGAATTATACACCAGATTATGTTTGCTTACTTCAATGCACATCACCATTGAGAGATTCTGATGATATTGATGGAGCTATAGAAAAGATTATAGAAATAGGTATGGATGCTGTAGTATCAATATGTGAAGCAGAGGTTAATCCTTATTGGACAACGATTCTTAATGGAGATAAATTAGAGTATTTTCTTGAAGAAGGCAGAAAAATTACCAGAAGACAAGAATTACCCAAAGTATATAGAGTAAATGGTGCTATTTATTTAATAGAAACTAAGGTCTTTGTTGAAAATAAAACTTTTGAGCCAGAAAATCTTACAGGATTTATTATGAATAATAATAGATCCATAGATATTGATAATAATGAGGATTTTATGCTAGCAGAGCTACTAATTAAACAAAGAAATTTTTAA
- the neuC gene encoding UDP-N-acetylglucosamine 2-epimerase yields the protein MRKICVITGTRAEYGLLRNTLINIKKSSKLKLQLVVTGTHLSEHYGYTVNEILEDNFEIDEKIPILLEGNNTSNIAKEMGLLMFELSQAFERLKPDLILILGDRYEIFAAAATAMSMNIPIAHISGGEITEGAIDEQIRHAITKMSHIHFPGAQIYAQNIINMGEESWRVFNVGDPGIENIKITKFLNKEELKRQLGIDIDEDTLLITYHPVTLEINELSYQIENLLNSLNTINKKMIITYPNADNGGDYIIKKLQEFKQSNSNVHLFPNLGILKYLSVMKLCGAVVGNSSSALVEAPYLKIPAINIGNRQKGRLMADNIISCSNKREDIIEAINKSLSSEFREKVHNTKSLYGEGNTSKEIVEILENIEIDDKLLKKKLVWS from the coding sequence ATGAGAAAAATATGTGTGATTACTGGAACTAGAGCAGAGTATGGTTTGCTAAGAAATACATTAATTAATATTAAAAAGAGCTCTAAGCTTAAACTTCAATTAGTAGTTACAGGAACACATTTGTCAGAACATTATGGTTATACTGTAAACGAAATATTAGAAGATAACTTTGAAATTGATGAGAAAATACCTATTTTATTGGAAGGCAATAATACTAGTAATATTGCCAAAGAAATGGGGCTATTAATGTTTGAACTCTCTCAAGCTTTTGAAAGGCTTAAACCAGATTTGATACTTATTCTAGGGGATAGGTATGAGATATTTGCAGCAGCTGCAACAGCGATGTCAATGAATATCCCTATTGCCCATATTTCAGGTGGTGAAATAACAGAAGGAGCAATTGATGAGCAAATTAGGCATGCAATAACCAAAATGTCACATATTCATTTTCCTGGTGCTCAAATATATGCTCAGAATATCATTAATATGGGGGAAGAGTCTTGGAGAGTCTTTAATGTTGGAGACCCTGGAATTGAAAATATTAAAATAACAAAGTTTTTAAATAAAGAAGAACTAAAAAGGCAATTGGGGATTGATATAGATGAAGATACATTGCTTATTACATATCATCCAGTAACCTTAGAAATAAATGAACTTTCATATCAAATAGAAAATTTACTTAATTCGTTAAATACTATAAACAAAAAAATGATAATAACATATCCTAATGCAGATAATGGTGGAGATTATATAATAAAAAAACTACAAGAGTTTAAACAATCAAATTCCAATGTGCATTTATTTCCTAATCTAGGCATTTTAAAGTATCTTAGTGTTATGAAATTATGTGGAGCTGTAGTTGGCAATTCATCAAGTGCCTTAGTTGAAGCTCCATATTTAAAAATCCCAGCTATTAATATAGGCAACAGACAAAAAGGCAGACTTATGGCAGATAATATTATAAGTTGTAGCAATAAGCGTGAAGATATAATAGAAGCTATAAATAAATCTCTAAGTAGTGAATTTAGAGAAAAAGTACACAATACTAAAAGCCT